AATATTCTTGTGTTGCGCTTGGGCAATCTTGGCGACATGATAGTCGCCATGCCGGCATTTCGGGCGTTGCGCCGCCGTTTTCCGGACGCCCGGTTCACGCTGCTGACCTCCCCCACGCGGCGGGGAATGCCCGGCGCCGCGGAACTCTTGGAACACGATCCCCTATTCGACGAAATCATCGTTTACTACATTGACGAATCGAGCCGGTTGCGGTTTCTGCACGGTCTCAGCCGGCGCATTGCCGGCATCAAGATTGACATGGCCGTCGCCGTGCCCAATCACCTCACGCGTTTTTCCCATCTCGCCAAATACGAACTCCTTCTGGCATGGAGCGGCGTGCGCCGGTTCGCCGGATTCCAGATGGTCGAACCCGCTGAGTACGAACTGCGCCAAGTGGACCGGCTGCTGAACCTTTTGAGTCCCCTTGGCATCGATCGCGCAGCGGCCATTCCCTTCCCGTGGCTGACGCCAGGTCCGGAGGACGATCGCAGCGCGGAACTTCTTCTGGCGCCCGGTCAAGGGCGCGCCTTTGTGGCCATGCACTGCGGCGCCAAACGCCCGGCCAACCGGTGGGCGCCCGAATCGTTCATCGAAG
The window above is part of the Candidatus Hydrogenedentota bacterium genome. Proteins encoded here:
- a CDS encoding glycosyltransferase family 9 protein, whose amino-acid sequence is MNKVVVPSNRIRNRLLSLGAMLLSMLPGGRRSSTPRNILVLRLGNLGDMIVAMPAFRALRRRFPDARFTLLTSPTRRGMPGAAELLEHDPLFDEIIVYYIDESSRLRFLHGLSRRIAGIKIDMAVAVPNHLTRFSHLAKYELLLAWSGVRRFAGFQMVEPAEYELRQVDRLLNLLSPLGIDRAAAIPFPWLTPGPEDDRSAELLLAPGQGRAFVAMHCGAKRPANRWAPESFIEVGRRLIAEDNACIVLTGSSDEREMTARVAAELGEHAINLGGQTPIGILEAVLRRCRVALSNDTGVMHVAYAMGTPTVAIFSARFHPNIWYPYGDRQIVLRKRIECELCNKDICPKYAYPKCLELISPDEVLEAVRRFLRK